One segment of Streptosporangium brasiliense DNA contains the following:
- a CDS encoding ABC transporter substrate-binding protein, translating into MSLTRRQLFGTGAGVGAGLLLAACGSSPSGAPASATPVPSGSGSVAAGPVRGGVLRVGALGKASSITRDPHGVQVNESDYLILALVHDALTVPGASPNVAPRLASAWEPSDDLKRWRFTIAEGATFHDGTPVTAEDVVWSLRRLRATPAGATRLPGIEAGGIRADGRDAVTLTSAYPNSEVPLLLRLTTFVLKEDTKDVAEAPGTGPFRLESFRNGSARLVRNDSWHGGEVPLDAIEVRMFESPQAMANAMLTGQIDLASNVGAVAARTAEGRDGVQVIRRPDDMAMPIVMRTADGPFADERVRLALRLAVDREAMVRQVLSGYGAVANDVLGTGDPAYAKDIPQRARDLAQAERLLGQAGLDLSQTYELFTTEDIPGLAESATLFATQVREAGLNVKVVKQDPSVFWEKTWLKAPLYTTYWGTNDSVVFFAGKTLGSDAAQNEAGWKDPAFDAAYRKAVGTVDTAERAPFLREMQRIEHERSGYLLWGMADGLDLASPKVHDLPTLPGYGRVQLERAWLAT; encoded by the coding sequence GTGAGTTTGACGAGGCGGCAGCTGTTCGGGACCGGCGCGGGAGTGGGAGCCGGCCTGCTCCTGGCCGCGTGCGGGTCCTCCCCGTCGGGTGCCCCCGCCTCCGCCACCCCCGTGCCCTCGGGCTCCGGCTCCGTGGCGGCGGGACCCGTGCGCGGCGGGGTCCTGCGGGTGGGCGCGCTCGGCAAGGCGTCCTCGATCACCCGCGACCCGCACGGCGTCCAGGTCAACGAGAGCGACTACCTCATCCTCGCCCTGGTCCACGACGCGCTGACCGTCCCCGGCGCCTCTCCCAACGTGGCCCCGCGCCTGGCCAGCGCCTGGGAGCCCAGCGACGACCTGAAGCGGTGGCGCTTCACGATCGCCGAGGGCGCGACCTTCCACGACGGGACGCCGGTCACCGCCGAGGACGTCGTCTGGTCGCTGCGGAGGCTGCGCGCCACACCGGCCGGCGCGACCCGGCTGCCCGGCATCGAGGCCGGCGGGATCAGGGCCGACGGCCGCGACGCCGTGACGCTCACCAGCGCCTACCCCAACAGCGAGGTGCCGCTGCTGCTCCGGCTGACCACCTTCGTCCTGAAGGAGGACACCAAGGACGTGGCGGAGGCGCCGGGCACCGGCCCGTTCCGCCTGGAGTCCTTCCGGAACGGCAGCGCCCGCCTGGTCCGCAACGACTCCTGGCACGGCGGCGAGGTCCCGCTGGACGCCATCGAGGTGCGTATGTTCGAGTCGCCGCAGGCCATGGCCAACGCCATGCTGACCGGCCAGATCGACCTGGCCTCCAACGTGGGCGCGGTCGCCGCCCGCACCGCCGAGGGCAGGGACGGTGTCCAGGTGATCCGCCGCCCCGACGACATGGCCATGCCGATCGTGATGCGCACCGCCGACGGCCCCTTCGCCGACGAGCGCGTACGGCTGGCGCTGCGCCTGGCCGTCGACCGGGAGGCCATGGTCAGGCAGGTGCTGTCCGGCTACGGCGCGGTCGCCAACGACGTCCTCGGCACCGGCGATCCGGCCTACGCCAAGGACATCCCGCAGCGCGCCCGCGACCTGGCACAGGCCGAGCGGCTCCTCGGCCAGGCGGGCCTGGACCTGTCCCAGACCTACGAGCTGTTCACCACCGAGGACATCCCCGGCCTGGCCGAGTCGGCGACCCTGTTCGCCACCCAGGTCCGCGAGGCCGGGCTGAACGTCAAGGTCGTCAAGCAGGACCCGAGCGTCTTCTGGGAGAAGACCTGGCTCAAGGCCCCCCTCTACACCACCTACTGGGGCACCAACGACTCGGTGGTCTTCTTCGCCGGCAAGACCCTCGGCTCCGACGCCGCCCAGAACGAGGCCGGCTGGAAGGACCCGGCCTTCGACGCGGCCTACCGCAAGGCCGTCGGCACCGTGGACACCGCCGAACGTGCGCCGTTCCTCCGGGAGATGCAGAGGATCGAGCACGAGCGCTCCGGCTACCTGCTGTGGGGTATGGCCGACGGACTGGACCTGGCCTCCCCCAAGGTCCACGACCTGCCCACCCTCCCCGGCTACGGCCGCGTCCAGCTCGAGCGCGCGTGGCTGGCCACCTGA
- a CDS encoding ABC transporter ATP-binding protein, whose protein sequence is MSIPDPGAPATKVVEPGGPLPDPPGPAGAVPGVPGSRGPASPDGRAGATVAELDALVLADHEGTAVVTGPAVTAVRGRVVALVGPSGAGKSTLLRAFLGALPGGLVLRSGRARVLGHDMFGLDPVRLRAVRRDHVGYVDQDPAARLNPRMRVRRLLGELSPARPSPDALRRLLTEVRLPGTGEMLTRRPHQLSGGQQRRLAIARALSRRPDLLLLDEPTAGLDAALCAEVGELIRELADRRGMAVVLASHDPDLVARIADEVVESGTPRRPRATPSPRRGTSPERPPLLTVRGLSAWAGSRTILSGVDLDLRPGAALAVSGISGSGKTTLARVLSGLHSQAEGAVELDGRPLPLRAARRDREQCRRIQLVPQDPLGTLNPVRTVGEAIARPLRLHRRPESGAARVGRLLEDVGLPAETARRLPHELSGGQRQRVAVARALAADPDVLICDEVTSALDPATAESIMELLSGLRRGRGLALVVISHDVALAARHCELSCVVAGGRVSRPC, encoded by the coding sequence ATGAGCATCCCGGACCCGGGCGCCCCGGCGACGAAGGTCGTGGAACCCGGCGGCCCGCTCCCGGACCCGCCGGGGCCGGCCGGGGCGGTCCCGGGCGTCCCCGGGTCCCGGGGCCCGGCCTCCCCGGACGGCCGGGCCGGCGCGACCGTCGCCGAGCTCGACGCGCTGGTGCTGGCCGACCACGAGGGCACGGCCGTGGTGACGGGGCCCGCCGTCACCGCCGTCCGGGGGCGGGTCGTGGCGCTCGTCGGACCGTCCGGGGCGGGCAAGAGCACGCTGCTGCGCGCCTTCCTCGGCGCCCTGCCCGGCGGCCTGGTCCTGCGCTCCGGGCGGGCGCGGGTGCTCGGCCACGACATGTTCGGGCTGGACCCGGTGCGGCTGCGCGCGGTCCGCCGTGACCACGTCGGCTACGTGGACCAAGACCCGGCCGCACGCCTCAATCCCCGGATGCGGGTGCGGCGGCTGCTCGGCGAGCTCTCCCCCGCGCGTCCGTCGCCGGACGCCCTGCGGCGGCTCCTCACCGAGGTCCGGCTGCCCGGCACCGGCGAGATGCTCACCCGCCGCCCGCACCAGCTGTCCGGCGGGCAGCAGCGGCGCCTGGCCATCGCCCGCGCCCTGTCCCGCCGCCCCGACCTGCTGCTGCTGGACGAGCCGACGGCCGGGCTGGACGCGGCGCTGTGCGCGGAGGTCGGCGAGCTGATCCGGGAGCTGGCCGACCGGCGCGGCATGGCCGTGGTGCTGGCCTCCCACGATCCGGACCTGGTGGCCAGGATCGCCGACGAGGTGGTGGAGTCCGGCACGCCCCGGCGGCCCCGCGCCACGCCCTCCCCGCGCCGCGGGACGTCCCCGGAGCGGCCGCCGCTGCTCACCGTGCGGGGTCTGTCGGCGTGGGCGGGGTCACGGACGATCCTGTCCGGGGTGGACCTCGACCTGCGCCCGGGTGCCGCGCTGGCGGTGAGCGGGATCTCCGGCTCGGGCAAGACCACCCTGGCCCGGGTCCTCAGCGGGCTGCACTCCCAGGCGGAGGGCGCCGTCGAGCTCGACGGCCGCCCGCTCCCGCTGCGGGCCGCCCGGCGCGACCGCGAGCAGTGCCGCCGGATCCAGCTCGTCCCACAGGACCCGCTGGGCACCCTCAACCCGGTCCGCACGGTCGGCGAGGCGATCGCCCGCCCCCTGCGGCTCCACCGGCGCCCCGAGAGCGGCGCCGCGCGGGTCGGCCGGCTGCTGGAGGACGTCGGCCTGCCGGCCGAGACCGCCCGGCGCCTGCCGCACGAGCTCTCCGGCGGCCAGCGCCAGCGGGTGGCCGTCGCCCGCGCACTCGCCGCCGACCCGGACGTGCTGATCTGCGACGAGGTGACGTCCGCGCTCGACCCGGCGACCGCGGAGTCGATCATGGAGCTGCTGAGCGGGCTGCGCCGCGGACGCGGTCTCGCCCTTGTCGTCATCAGCCATGACGTGGCCCTGGCCGCGCGGCACTGCGAGCTGTCGTGTGTGGTCGCCGGGGGGCGGGTGAGCAGGCCCTGCTGA
- a CDS encoding MATE family efflux transporter, whose protein sequence is MFHESRKLAALALPLALTQLAQVALTTTDTVMMGLLGTEALAAGGLAIVLFNQLRTMGVGLVTGLGNQVAAAAARGGRRSELRDLVRAGMALATLAGVAGALLMVGLGHLLAWLGQDPRVIELARPMLLALAPGLVPCLWFQVIRQFTVGMRRPKALVWITVASIAVNAGLNWTLIQLTGLAGVGLATALVYLLSFLALYAITRRDPVLAPMLALDAWRVRPERLRGLTRLGVPIAATYGSEAGFFSVVALLMGSFGAAALAAHTAVNQLVYIVFQVSVGLSHAASISVSGQVAVGEYGSAARVGRTALVHGALAVTVVGAAYLLLPGAVLGPFLDGDPAALAVAADLLVVAAVLQYFDSAQNIGVGLLRGLDDTTSGFRMTLIGYWAVGLPAAWLLGRAAGLGPVGAWVGLLAGLAVTALLLLTRFRRALGGRGGAAVRGAAR, encoded by the coding sequence GTGTTTCACGAGAGCCGGAAGCTTGCGGCGCTTGCGCTGCCCCTGGCCCTCACCCAGCTCGCCCAGGTTGCGCTGACGACCACCGACACGGTGATGATGGGCCTGCTCGGCACCGAGGCGCTCGCCGCCGGCGGCCTGGCGATCGTGCTGTTCAACCAGCTCAGGACCATGGGTGTGGGGCTGGTGACGGGTCTGGGCAACCAGGTGGCCGCGGCGGCCGCGCGCGGCGGCCGGCGGTCGGAGCTGCGTGACCTCGTACGGGCGGGCATGGCGCTGGCCACGCTCGCCGGGGTGGCGGGCGCGCTGCTCATGGTGGGTCTGGGGCACCTGCTCGCCTGGCTCGGCCAGGACCCCCGGGTGATCGAGCTCGCCCGGCCGATGCTGCTGGCCCTCGCGCCCGGCCTGGTGCCGTGCCTGTGGTTCCAGGTGATCCGCCAGTTCACCGTCGGCATGCGGCGGCCCAAGGCACTGGTGTGGATCACGGTGGCGTCCATCGCCGTGAACGCCGGCCTCAACTGGACGCTCATCCAGCTGACCGGTCTCGCCGGGGTGGGGCTGGCGACCGCGCTGGTCTACCTGCTGTCCTTCCTGGCGCTCTACGCGATCACCCGGCGGGATCCGGTGCTCGCCCCGATGCTGGCCCTGGACGCCTGGCGGGTCCGCCCCGAACGCCTGCGCGGGCTGACCCGGCTCGGCGTGCCGATCGCGGCGACCTACGGCTCCGAGGCCGGCTTCTTCTCGGTGGTCGCGCTCCTGATGGGCAGCTTCGGCGCCGCCGCGCTCGCCGCCCACACGGCCGTGAACCAGCTCGTCTACATCGTCTTCCAGGTGAGCGTCGGGCTGTCGCACGCCGCCTCGATCAGCGTCAGCGGACAGGTCGCGGTCGGCGAGTACGGCTCCGCCGCGCGGGTCGGCCGGACCGCGCTCGTCCACGGGGCCCTGGCCGTGACCGTCGTCGGCGCCGCCTACCTGCTCCTGCCCGGCGCCGTCCTGGGCCCCTTCCTGGACGGCGACCCCGCGGCGCTCGCCGTGGCCGCCGACCTCCTCGTGGTGGCCGCCGTGCTGCAGTATTTCGACAGCGCCCAGAACATCGGCGTCGGCCTGCTGCGCGGCCTCGACGACACCACGTCGGGCTTCCGGATGACCCTGATCGGCTACTGGGCCGTCGGCCTGCCGGCCGCCTGGCTGCTCGGCCGCGCCGCCGGACTCGGACCGGTCGGCGCCTGGGTGGGCCTGCTGGCCGGGCTGGCCGTCACCGCGCTCCTGCTCCTGACCCGTTTCCGCCGCGCCCTCGGCGGACGCGGCGGCGCGGCCGTGCGCGGCGCGGCCCGCTGA
- a CDS encoding NADP-dependent succinic semialdehyde dehydrogenase → MAIATVNPATGETLKTFEPLSEHEVDERLALAAAEFRTYRATDFKQRAAWMQSAAGLLESEQEEVARLMTTEMGKTLTAARSEVAKCVKGMRYYAEHAEEFLADEPVDAPAVAARRAYARYQPLGPVLAVMPWNFPLWQAVRFAAPALMAGNVGLLKHASNVPQTALYLGGLFARAGFPPGCFQTLLIGSGQVEAVLRDRRVVAATLTGSEPAGRSVASIAGSEVKKTVLELGGSDPYVVMPSADLDAAAATAVTARVQNNGQSCIAAKRFIVHTEVYDDFTGRFVARMEALRVGDPMDDSTDVGPLATRQGRDDVEKIVADAAGRGARVLCGGWSPDLPGWFYQPTVIADITPEMRLFGEEVFGPVASLYRAGDIDEALALANATSFGLGANAWTTDPVEQERFVTELEAGLVFVNGMVTSYPELPFGGVRNSGYGRELSAHGIREFCNLKAVWIG, encoded by the coding sequence ATGGCGATCGCAACGGTCAACCCCGCCACGGGGGAGACGCTGAAGACCTTCGAACCGCTGAGCGAGCACGAGGTGGACGAGCGGCTCGCCCTCGCCGCCGCGGAGTTCCGGACCTACCGGGCCACCGACTTCAAGCAGCGGGCGGCGTGGATGCAGAGCGCCGCCGGCCTGCTGGAGTCGGAGCAGGAGGAAGTGGCCCGGCTGATGACCACCGAGATGGGCAAGACGCTGACCGCGGCCCGGAGCGAGGTGGCCAAGTGCGTGAAGGGGATGCGCTACTACGCCGAGCACGCCGAGGAGTTCCTGGCCGACGAGCCGGTGGACGCGCCCGCCGTGGCCGCGCGGCGGGCGTACGCGCGCTACCAGCCGCTGGGGCCGGTGCTCGCGGTGATGCCGTGGAACTTCCCGCTGTGGCAGGCGGTCCGGTTCGCCGCGCCGGCGCTGATGGCCGGCAACGTGGGGCTGCTCAAACACGCCTCGAACGTGCCGCAGACCGCGCTCTACCTGGGCGGGCTGTTCGCCAGGGCGGGCTTCCCCCCGGGCTGCTTCCAGACCTTGCTGATCGGGTCCGGGCAGGTCGAGGCGGTGCTGCGGGACCGCAGGGTGGTGGCGGCCACGCTGACCGGCTCCGAGCCGGCCGGCCGGTCGGTGGCCTCGATCGCGGGGAGCGAGGTCAAGAAGACCGTCCTGGAGCTGGGCGGCTCGGACCCCTACGTCGTGATGCCGTCCGCCGACCTCGACGCCGCCGCCGCCACCGCGGTCACCGCGCGGGTGCAGAACAACGGCCAGTCGTGCATCGCCGCCAAGCGGTTCATCGTGCACACCGAGGTGTACGACGACTTCACCGGCCGGTTCGTGGCGCGGATGGAGGCACTCCGGGTGGGGGACCCGATGGACGACTCGACCGATGTGGGGCCGCTCGCCACCCGGCAGGGACGCGACGACGTGGAGAAGATCGTGGCCGACGCGGCCGGGCGCGGCGCGCGGGTGCTGTGCGGGGGATGGAGCCCCGACCTGCCCGGCTGGTTCTACCAGCCGACCGTGATCGCCGACATCACCCCGGAGATGAGGCTGTTCGGCGAGGAGGTGTTCGGCCCGGTGGCCTCGCTGTACCGGGCCGGCGACATCGACGAGGCCCTCGCCCTGGCCAACGCCACCTCCTTCGGGCTCGGCGCCAACGCCTGGACCACCGACCCCGTCGAGCAGGAGCGCTTCGTCACCGAGCTGGAGGCCGGTCTGGTCTTCGTCAACGGCATGGTCACCTCCTACCCCGAGCTGCCCTTCGGCGGGGTCAGGAACTCCGGGTACGGCCGGGAGCTGTCGGCGCACGGCATCCGCGAGTTCTGCAACCTCAAGGCCGTCTGGATCGGCTGA
- the glyA gene encoding serine hydroxymethyltransferase: METRSRVAPWASPRAQRRLVELESELDGLGLHDVSRLVDAVLAEHRGRLDEDGIVLYAGTNTMSERARAAHEISLGSRPSMGWPGEKFQTGLDELDVLEVLAPLQVAALMGGEFAEVRLQSATMANLACYTAFARPGDTVAVLPEAAGGHASHHSQGAAGIRGLRVVDLPYDAGRFDIDYDALPAFLREQRPALVVVGASLMLFPHDVGRVRAACDEVGAVLVYDASHMAGLIAGRRFQRPLDEGAHVVTMSTYKSFGGPPGAAIVTREEDLARRVSTAAYPGLTANYDASRLAPLAVAAAEHAVGGPAYADRCIANAKALAAALEGEGFAVAASHLGWTVSHHVAVDAAAFGGGDDAARLLAEGGVYLSGIGLPDQAPGEPMRGLRIGTQEVTRRGLGTETMREIAVLMRRLLIDGHDPVKVLQDTVALRRSTTP, encoded by the coding sequence GTGGAAACGCGCAGCCGAGTCGCCCCCTGGGCATCACCCCGGGCGCAGCGGCGCCTGGTGGAGCTGGAGTCGGAGCTGGACGGCCTGGGCCTTCACGACGTCAGCCGCCTGGTCGACGCGGTGCTGGCCGAGCACCGGGGCCGCCTCGACGAGGACGGGATCGTCCTGTACGCGGGCACGAACACGATGAGCGAGCGGGCCCGCGCCGCCCACGAGATCTCGCTGGGCAGCCGCCCGTCCATGGGCTGGCCCGGGGAGAAGTTCCAGACCGGCCTGGACGAGCTGGACGTGCTGGAGGTTCTCGCCCCGCTCCAGGTCGCGGCCCTGATGGGCGGCGAGTTCGCCGAGGTCAGGCTGCAGAGCGCGACGATGGCCAACCTCGCCTGCTACACCGCCTTCGCCCGGCCGGGCGACACGGTCGCGGTGCTGCCGGAGGCCGCCGGGGGCCACGCCAGCCACCACTCCCAGGGCGCGGCCGGGATCCGGGGGCTGCGGGTGGTCGACCTGCCCTACGACGCCGGGCGCTTCGACATCGACTACGACGCGCTGCCGGCGTTCCTGCGGGAGCAGCGGCCGGCGCTGGTGGTGGTCGGCGCCAGCCTGATGCTCTTCCCGCACGACGTCGGACGGGTCCGGGCGGCCTGCGACGAGGTGGGCGCGGTCCTGGTCTACGACGCCTCGCACATGGCCGGCCTGATCGCGGGCCGCCGGTTCCAGCGGCCGCTGGACGAGGGCGCGCACGTGGTGACCATGTCGACCTACAAGTCCTTCGGCGGCCCGCCCGGCGCGGCCATCGTGACCCGCGAGGAGGACCTCGCGCGCCGGGTCTCCACGGCCGCCTACCCCGGTCTGACCGCGAACTACGACGCCTCCCGGCTGGCCCCGCTGGCCGTCGCCGCCGCCGAGCACGCCGTCGGCGGCCCCGCCTACGCCGACCGCTGCATCGCCAACGCCAAGGCGCTGGCCGCGGCGCTGGAGGGCGAGGGTTTCGCCGTCGCGGCCTCCCACCTGGGCTGGACCGTCTCCCACCACGTGGCGGTGGACGCCGCCGCGTTCGGCGGCGGGGACGACGCGGCCCGGCTGCTGGCCGAGGGCGGCGTCTATCTCAGCGGCATCGGCCTGCCCGACCAGGCGCCCGGCGAGCCCATGCGGGGCCTGCGGATCGGCACCCAGGAGGTGACCCGCCGCGGCCTCGGCACGGAGACCATGCGCGAGATCGCGGTGCTGATGCGCCGCCTGCTGATCGACGGCCACGACCCGGTCAAGGTCCTCCAGGACACCGTCGCCCTGCGCCGCTCCACCACCCCCTGA
- a CDS encoding DUF2795 domain-containing protein: MIAERGSAKHGPRVDEEQKHETEGVVRGTGPTHAEEWADPGGMVDPEEEAAPRRYPPGHAPGTPEGITPTAVERRSALAKWLSDAHWPSDRDELLAHAETKLAPDAIVESLRDLPDGEFHNIGEVARALGLGAERRRW, translated from the coding sequence ATGATTGCTGAACGTGGCAGCGCCAAGCACGGCCCGCGCGTCGACGAGGAGCAGAAGCACGAGACCGAGGGTGTCGTCCGCGGCACCGGCCCCACCCACGCCGAGGAGTGGGCCGACCCCGGAGGGATGGTCGACCCCGAGGAGGAGGCGGCCCCCAGGAGGTATCCACCGGGGCACGCCCCCGGCACCCCCGAGGGGATCACCCCGACGGCCGTCGAGCGCCGCAGCGCCCTCGCGAAATGGCTGAGCGACGCCCACTGGCCGTCGGACCGTGACGAGCTCCTGGCCCACGCCGAGACGAAGCTGGCACCCGACGCCATCGTCGAGAGCCTGCGCGACCTGCCCGACGGCGAGTTCCACAACATCGGCGAGGTGGCCAGGGCCCTCGGGCTCGGCGCGGAACGCCGCCGCTGGTAA
- a CDS encoding PucR family transcriptional regulator, whose product MIADDVQDLLDSLATAVGRGMAVDDPEGRVVAHSVHHGEVDQVRAQAILSRSVPAEVGAWQEAHGVATTSEPVRVPANPALGMAARLCVPLLHHNRRVGSLWVIEGEGPLTSEQEARTVRDAAAIAALLDDGGSSHALRRLLGGEITTGRAAGVLGEGPLRLLAVRGDQAGLGEAVGDELARMRRPPAFTVLDRHAVLLLGGGEDARALGELLAARAAGHAGVSALHPGLESIRRAHREAAAAARAAAAEPALGPVARWPELGVYRLLAEPGPETGRPGPLGPLREHPALAVTLETYLDHGGDAQETARLLHLHRTSLYYRLARIEELTGRSLKDGSHRLELHLALKLARWNAV is encoded by the coding sequence GTGATCGCGGATGATGTCCAGGACCTTCTCGACTCCCTGGCCACGGCAGTGGGACGGGGCATGGCCGTGGACGACCCCGAGGGCAGGGTCGTCGCGCACAGCGTCCACCACGGCGAGGTCGACCAGGTGCGGGCCCAGGCCATCCTGTCCAGATCCGTCCCCGCTGAGGTCGGGGCCTGGCAGGAGGCCCACGGGGTGGCCACGACCAGCGAGCCGGTCAGGGTCCCGGCCAACCCGGCGCTGGGCATGGCCGCCCGGCTGTGCGTGCCGCTGCTCCACCACAACAGGCGCGTCGGCTCCCTGTGGGTCATCGAGGGGGAGGGGCCGCTGACCTCGGAGCAGGAGGCCAGGACCGTCCGGGACGCCGCGGCCATCGCCGCCCTGCTCGACGACGGCGGGAGCTCCCACGCCCTGCGCCGGCTGCTCGGCGGGGAGATCACCACGGGGCGGGCGGCCGGGGTGCTCGGCGAGGGGCCGCTGCGCCTGCTGGCCGTACGGGGCGATCAGGCGGGTCTGGGCGAAGCGGTCGGCGACGAGCTCGCACGGATGCGCCGTCCCCCCGCCTTCACCGTCCTCGACCGGCACGCCGTGCTGCTGCTCGGCGGCGGCGAGGACGCCCGGGCGCTGGGGGAGCTGCTGGCCGCCAGGGCGGCCGGCCACGCGGGGGTGAGCGCGCTCCACCCCGGGCTCGAGTCGATCCGCCGGGCACACCGGGAGGCGGCCGCCGCGGCCAGGGCGGCGGCGGCCGAGCCGGCACTCGGTCCGGTCGCCCGCTGGCCGGAGCTGGGCGTCTACCGGCTGCTCGCCGAGCCCGGACCCGAGACCGGTCGGCCCGGCCCGCTCGGCCCGCTGCGCGAGCATCCAGCGCTCGCCGTCACGCTGGAGACGTATCTGGACCACGGGGGGGACGCGCAGGAGACGGCCCGCCTGCTCCACCTCCACCGCACCAGCCTCTACTACCGCCTGGCGAGGATCGAGGAGCTGACCGGGCGGAGCCTGAAGGATGGATCCCACAGGTTAGAACTCCATCTCGCGCTGAAGCTCGCCCGCTGGAATGCGGTGTAG
- a CDS encoding ABC transporter permease: protein MAGHLRRLAVFLAGRVALLAVLLALVFAAVEFLPGDAARSTVDRGASAADVAARRAELGLDRLLWSRFTDWMTALPTGDLGVTARGEQVSEVIGRHFPNTLLLGGLALVLTMAAALVLGGGAALRPLSWLDRAVSGTSTIVMALPEFVVASVLVLVLALWTGLLPAVTLTGTTGRPASWNMLVLPVLALAVPQIGWNTRIVRASLADEAAAPHVEAATLDGLPPARVLLWHVLPGALPAIAAGAATSAGMLLGGAVVVETIFNYPGLGTVLAGAVRDRDTPLVAGVVAVTGAVILAVLVASDLIRDRTSVRRP from the coding sequence GTGGCTGGCCACCTGAGGCGCCTCGCCGTGTTCCTGGCCGGGCGGGTGGCGCTGCTGGCGGTGCTGCTCGCCCTGGTCTTCGCGGCGGTGGAGTTCCTGCCGGGCGACGCGGCCAGGTCCACGGTCGACCGGGGCGCCTCGGCGGCGGACGTCGCGGCGCGGCGGGCCGAGCTCGGGCTCGACCGGCTGCTCTGGAGCCGTTTCACGGACTGGATGACCGCGCTGCCCACCGGCGACCTGGGCGTGACGGCACGCGGGGAACAGGTCTCCGAGGTCATCGGCCGCCACTTCCCCAACACACTGCTGCTCGGCGGCCTCGCCCTGGTCCTGACCATGGCCGCGGCGCTCGTCCTGGGCGGCGGCGCCGCGCTGCGGCCCCTGTCGTGGCTCGACCGGGCGGTCTCCGGGACCTCGACGATCGTCATGGCGCTTCCGGAGTTCGTGGTCGCGAGCGTCCTGGTGCTGGTCCTCGCCCTCTGGACCGGCCTGCTGCCGGCGGTCACGCTGACCGGCACGACGGGCCGTCCGGCCTCCTGGAACATGCTCGTCCTGCCCGTCCTGGCGCTGGCCGTGCCGCAGATCGGGTGGAACACCCGCATCGTCCGCGCCTCGCTGGCCGACGAGGCGGCCGCCCCGCACGTCGAGGCCGCGACCCTGGACGGGCTCCCGCCGGCCCGGGTGCTCCTGTGGCACGTGCTCCCCGGCGCCCTGCCCGCCATCGCCGCGGGCGCCGCCACCTCGGCCGGCATGCTGCTCGGCGGCGCGGTGGTGGTGGAGACGATCTTCAACTACCCGGGACTGGGCACGGTCCTCGCCGGAGCCGTGCGGGACCGCGACACCCCGCTGGTCGCGGGGGTCGTGGCGGTCACCGGAGCGGTGATCCTCGCCGTGCTCGTCGCCTCGGACCTGATCCGGGACCGGACCTCGGTGCGGCGGCCATGA
- a CDS encoding ABC transporter permease: MDGTPADGTPAGRTGPARRRVRAAVSAVPSIAVIGLALAGPLLAPHPVDTPVAIPYASPAPGLPLGGDQLGRDVLSRLLAGGGELLVTSALVACLVTLLAAALGTVAALRPAVGRAVEWACDVMILLPAVLAVLLVVLSWDGGGRLALVTAATAVGLPYAVRVVAGAAAPIAGSGYVEAAVAGGERLPRLVWREVLPNLRSTLLTLLGLRFVAAVYVVSTAAFLEVGPEPPAADWALMIRENGPGVMLNPWAVIAPSLAIGLLAGAVQVTASALAPRTGRQVVDRR, translated from the coding sequence GTGGACGGAACCCCGGCGGACGGAACCCCGGCGGGCCGGACGGGGCCCGCGCGGCGCCGCGTCCGGGCGGCGGTGTCGGCCGTCCCCTCGATCGCGGTCATCGGGCTGGCGCTCGCCGGGCCGCTGCTCGCGCCCCACCCCGTCGACACCCCGGTCGCCATCCCCTACGCCTCTCCCGCCCCCGGCCTCCCCCTGGGCGGTGACCAGCTCGGCCGGGACGTGCTGAGCCGCCTGCTGGCCGGGGGCGGCGAGCTGCTGGTCACCTCCGCCCTCGTCGCCTGTCTCGTCACGCTGCTCGCCGCGGCGCTCGGCACCGTCGCGGCGCTGCGCCCGGCCGTCGGGCGGGCCGTCGAGTGGGCCTGCGACGTGATGATCCTGCTGCCGGCCGTGCTCGCCGTGCTGCTGGTGGTCCTCTCCTGGGACGGTGGCGGCCGGCTCGCGCTGGTCACCGCGGCCACCGCGGTCGGCCTGCCGTACGCCGTCCGGGTCGTGGCGGGGGCCGCCGCCCCGATCGCCGGGTCGGGCTATGTGGAGGCGGCGGTGGCGGGGGGCGAACGGCTGCCCCGGCTGGTCTGGCGCGAGGTGCTGCCCAACCTGCGCTCGACCCTGCTGACCCTGCTGGGCCTGCGCTTCGTGGCGGCGGTCTATGTGGTGTCCACGGCGGCGTTCCTGGAGGTCGGCCCGGAGCCGCCGGCCGCCGACTGGGCTCTGATGATCCGGGAGAACGGCCCGGGCGTCATGCTCAACCCGTGGGCGGTGATCGCGCCCAGCCTGGCCATCGGCCTGCTGGCCGGCGCGGTGCAGGTGACGGCCTCGGCGCTCGCGCCGCGGACCGGACGACAGGTGGTGGATCGGCGATGA